The nucleotide window TCGGTGGATCGCTGGCGCTGGGATGGGGGGCGCGCGTGCCGCCAGCGCCGAGGCGCTGGCGGGCGGCGCTGGTCTATCTGAGCGTCTATGCGCTGGGGCTGGCTCCGCTGCTGGTGTTGAACGAGGTTGGTGCCGGGCATCTGTTGCCCAGTACCTTTTATGCCAAAGGCGCGTATTATGCGCTAGGAACGAGCGAACTCACGCGGCTGGCAGGCTACGCGCTGGGTGTGCTGGGCATGCTGGGGAGCAGCCCGCTGGTGGCGCTGGGTCTGCCAGGCGCGGCCTACGCGCTCTGGCTGGCGCGGCGCGACTGGCGGCGTGGGACGCAGTGGCTGGCGCTGGCCTGGGCCATCGCTTTAATCGGTGTCTATGCCGCCCATCTGCCTGTCGTCTATCAGAATGGACGCTATCTGATGCCGGTTCTGCCAGTGCTGCTGGCGCTGGGGGTAACAGGGTCTCTGCGCTTTGCCAGCGCCGGAGACTATCGTCTGCTGCCAGCCGTCCTCCTCGCGCTGGCGCTGGCAATGGGAGTGCTGTCCATCGGGCGGGGAGCCGGGATTTACGCGGCGAATATCCGCTACATCAACGATTATCAGGTGGAGACGGCGCTCTGGCTGCGCGCCAACACGCCGTCCGATGCGCTGGTGGCGACTCATGATATTGGCGCGATTGGCTATTTTAGTGGTCGTCAGGTGGTTGATCTGGGTGGATTAACCCGGCCAGAAATCGTGCCGCTGCTGAGCGATCAGCAAGGGCTGGTAGCCTATCTTCAGCAAGCGCAGGTTGGCTATGTTGCCATGTTCCCTGACTGGTTTCCACCGCCGCGCCTCTTGTGGGAAGCAGTGGAGCAGGGGGAAGTTCACCGCGCGCATGATCCCTCAATTGCGGCGATTGGTGGCTCCGATTTTGTGACCTACCGGACAGGATGGGGAGAAGCAAGGGGGCAAGGTTTGCGTTTGCCGGTATCCCTATGGCCTGACGCTCGACGTTTCTCTCGGCCCCGATATACTGCTGCTGCATATGGCGTGGATGGGCCTAAAGTAGGGGTGTATGACATGCAGCGGCGAGTTTGTGGTATATTACATACGGTTTCGCATATGACGCAATGGGGTGCGGACGCAGCGGTGGAGGCTCCTTCGGCTCTCCCTCCCATCCCCAACGCCCGGAGGCCAGGGCTGGTGTCGGGCGGTGCGCGCGATTGAAGAATCCTTGAGCAGGAAGGAGGCGAACGGCTTTGGAATTGATTTTTCCTCGGTGCCGTAAGTGCGGTGAGGGCGACTTAGTGCCGCTCTCTGATTTTGGGAGCCAGGGGGCTTCGATCGAGTACAAGGCGTGGGTTTGTACAAATCCGGGCTGCCTGTACAACATCAAGATCCGTAACGGAGACATCATTATTAATGAGCCAATCAGTGATGGCTCGCTGCACAACTATCGCAGCAACCGTTAACGCGGCGCGATAGTTTCCGCCTCCGGCCACGCGCAATGCGCGACCGGAGGCTGGTTCTGTATCATACGCTCTTTTCCTCTATTTTTAGCTTTTCGCTTCTCTAGCCTGGCTGTGCGCTGCTGAAAGGACGACAGGTTCACTGTGATTAATCGCTTCAAGCAAGGACTCTTCCGACACAAATCAGACGAAGAAGCGGCTGAGGAACCAGAGCCACAAGAGGCGCCACAGGAACAAGGAGCAGCGCAGGCCCCGAAGCCAGCTACTCCCATTCGGACTCCGCCGACGCGGGCTGCTCCTGCAAAAGCTCCAGCGGCCCCTGCCTCTGCTCTCAAGGCTCCAGCGCAGCCTGCCTCTCCAGTTCCGACTACACCTGCGGTTCCTCCTCAGCCGCCGCCAGCGCCAGTCCCCACTGATGTGGAGGTGGAGGCGTGGGAAGACGAAGATGAAGAGATCGCCGAGAAAGAACATGGCAAGGGCGGCTTGCGACTGTTCCATAACCCCTTCAGCAAGAGCCTTTCGCGCACGCGCCAGATGTTCGGCAAAGTGTCGGAGGCGTTTCAGCGCGGCCAGATTGATGACCAACTCTGGGATGATCTGGAGGAGACGCTGATTACGGCGGATGTGGGCGTGGGGATCACCGAGCGATTGGTTACTACGCTGAAAGAGCGTGTGGAGTACGCTGGGCTGAAAGATGCCCGCGATGTGCGTGATGCGTTGGCAGAAGAATTGCTGATCTTGCTTGGCGATGAAGAACCGCTGATGTTTGCGAAAAATGGCGCGCTGACGGTCATTCTGGTGGTCGGCGTAAAC belongs to Ktedonobacterales bacterium and includes:
- the ftsY gene encoding signal recognition particle-docking protein FtsY, encoding MINRFKQGLFRHKSDEEAAEEPEPQEAPQEQGAAQAPKPATPIRTPPTRAAPAKAPAAPASALKAPAQPASPVPTTPAVPPQPPPAPVPTDVEVEAWEDEDEEIAEKEHGKGGLRLFHNPFSKSLSRTRQMFGKVSEAFQRGQIDDQLWDDLEETLITADVGVGITERLVTTLKERVEYAGLKDARDVRDALAEELLILLGDEEPLMFAKNGALTVILVVGVNGVGKTTTIAKLSQYLKKKGHRVILAAGDTFRAAAIDQLKIWGDRVKVPVVSHQHGADPGAVVFDALEAAENRRCDVLIIDTAGRLHTKYNLMEELKKIAKVLGKKDPEAPHEVLLVVDATTGQNALIQAKQFVGDVGLTGLVLTKLDGTARGGIMFSISEELGLPIKFVGMGERLGDLAPFDPEAFVSALFSADGA